GCGACCTGCTGCTTGGAGTTGGGCCGAAGGACTTTGACGTGGCGACTTCGGCTACGCCTGATGAAGTGCTCGAACTCTTCCCGAAGGCCCTGACCGTGGGCGCGCACTTCGGCGTGGTACTCGTGCGCGACGGCGACGTTTCAACTGAGGTAGCTACCTTCCGGCACGACGGCGTCTACAGCGATGGCCGCCGTCCCGACGCGGTGCGCTTTTCCTCTGACCCGCGCGAGGATGTGCAGCGCCGCGACTTCACCATCAACGGAATGCTGCTCGATCCGGTGGTCTTTGAAGAAACCGAAGACGCGGCGAAGGCCGCGCTCGATTTTGTTGGCGGACGCAGCGATCTCGCGGCGGAGACTCTCCGCGCTATCGGCGACCCAACCGTGCGCTTTGCCGAAGACAAGCTGCGAATGCTGCGTGGCGTGCGCTTCGCCTCGCGGCTTGGCTTCGAGATTGAACCGTGTACGCTCGCCGCAATGCGCGCGGACGCGGCAAGCATCCACCAGGTGAGCGCTGAACGCATCCGCGATGAACTGACCCTGATGCTGACCGAAGGCCGCGCGCGTACTGCATTTGAGTTACTCGACTCAACCGGGTTGCTCGCGCAGATCCTGCCCGAGGTTGTACGCTTGCACGGCGTCGCACAACCACCGCAGTTCCATCCGGAAGGCGATGTGTGGGTCCACACAATGCTGCTGCTTGAGAAGCTTCCTGCCGGGGCATCGCCGACGCTCGCCTGGGGTGCGCTCCTGCACGACATCGGCAAGCCCGCAACCTTCCAACCGCCCAATCCAGCTATAGCCGGCGACCGCATCCGCTTTAATGGCCACGTCGAAGTTGGTGTGCGTGTAGCGGAGGTCATTCTTCGCCGCCTGCGCTTTTCCACCGATGACACAGAGCAAATCGCCGCGCTGGTCAAAAACCATATGCGCTTCGGTGATGTCATGGAGATGCGCGAGTCCACACTCAAGCGCTTTCTGCGTCTGCCTCACTTTGAGGAACACCTGGCGCTGCACCGAATGGACTGCCTCTCCGCGCATTGCGACCTCTCACTCTACGAGTTTGCGAAGCGGCATTATGAAGCAGCACAGCCAGAGATCATCCACCCGAAGCTTCTGCTGACAGGTTATGAGCTAATCGCAGCGGGCTACAAACCGGGTCCCGAGTTCAAGGCGATGCTCGAAGCCGCCGAAGATGCGCAACTGGAAGGCAGCATTTCCGACAAACAACAAGCTCTTGAACTGGTGCGCGAACGCTTCGGTCTGCCACCCACCTAGCGCGAAGACCTGCCCCACATGAAAACAGTGGTCCGACTTCTAAATCGTTTTACTTATCACGGTGAATCGTTATAGCTTTGTAATGTCGCGGCGCTCTCACATTGCTGCGCAGGTCGTCTCGTGCGACCAAAGAAGGAGAACTGCCCATGTACCATAAATTTTCAAGACGCAGCTTCGGCCGCCTGCTCGGCGTTGCCGCTGGAGCAGTATCGCTTCCCGTTGCTACTTCGGCGCTCTCCAGCGCCGAAGCCCCCTCCGGTGCAGGCAGCGCGCATAAGTTCCCCGAAGGCTTTCTATGGGGATCGGCTACGGCGTCGTACCAGGTAGAAGGCGCTGTGCATGCTGATGGACGTGGTGTGTCCATCTGGGACACCTTCTCGCACACCCCGGGCAAGACCTTCGATGGAGACACAGGCGACGTGGCTGATGACGACTACCGCCGCTACAAGGAAGACGTTCAGCTGATGAAGGCGCTTGGCCTGCACACGTGCCGCTTCTCGATTGCGTGGCCGCGCATCTTTCCTGAGGGCACGGGCGCGCCAAACCCCAAAGGCCTGGACCATTACAACCGCGTGGTGGATGAGTTGCTCGCCAATGGAATCCAGCCCTACGCCACGCTGTACCACTGGGACTTGCCGCAGGCGCTCGAGGACAAGGGTGGCTGGCAGAGCCGTGCAACATCGGAAGCCTTCGCGCACTATGCCGGATACGTGACCGCGCACCTCTCCGACCGCGTGCGGCATTTTATGACCACCAACGAGATCAGCACCTTCACCGAGCTTGGCTACGGAACAGGAACACATGCCCCGGGATTGAAGCTCAGCCGTGCAGGACTGGCGCAGGTGTGCCACAACGCTGTGCTGGGACAAGGCCTCGCAGTCCAGGCAATTCGCGCGAGCGCGCGGCCCGGCACGAAGGTGGGTTTGGCCGAGAACATCATCGCCGTAACCCCCGTAGTGAACACCCCGGAGCATATTCAAGCAGCCGCAATAGCGATGCGCGAAGAGAATGCCCCCTACATGAATGTCGTTCAGACGGGCGAATACACCGACGCCTACCTGAAGCGGCTCGGGGCCGATGCGCCGAAGTTCACCCCGGAAGACCTGAAGACGATCTCCAGCAAGCTCGACTTCGCCGGGATCAATATCTACCAGCCAACGTATGTGCGCGCCAGCGATTCGCCTGAAGGTTATGCCATCGTTCCTCCACCAGCGTCGTACCCACACATGTACAGCCCCTGGATCACCATTGGCCCGGAAGCTCTCTACTGGGCGCCAAAGCTGGCAACTCAGATATGGAATATTCCTGAGCTTTACATCACAGAGAACGGCGCATCATCGGCCGATGTCATGACGCCGGAGGGAACGGTACTCGATACAGATCGTGTCATGTATCTGCGCAATTATCTGACGCAGCTCCACCGCGGTGTCTCTGAAGGCGTGCCGGTCAAGGGCTACTTCCTATGGAGCTTGCTTGACAATTACGAGTGGGCCGATGGCTACGAAAAACGCTTTGGTATCCACTACGTTGACTTCAAAACGCAGAAGCGCACGCCGAAGCTGAGCGCAGCATTCTATAAAGAAGTCATTGCGCGAAACGCCCTGGGATAAGGCATTCGACGGAACAGGACCAGAGATAGAGCTCGAAGTGGGCAGATCTGAACCAGCCATAAGAAACATCGACAAAAAACATAGGCAAAAAAACGGCCCCTCATCGAGGGGCCAATCTGCCTTGGTTCTCTCTGGTTAGGAGAGCTTGGTGCGGGTGCGATCTTGGCCGCATTCCCGGCAAACTTGAGGGCGGCGAGGAGAACAACGCCGCCCTTGGGGGAGGGCTACTGGTTGTTCATCTCAGACGGGTTGCTGGTCCCGGTCTGGGCTGAAGCTGCAGGTGCGGCAGGTGCCGTATTCGCCGCCGAGTTCGCGTTCATGGTTGCGAGGCTGTTGTGCATCAAAGCCACGCGAACGCCGTTGTGGATCGTGTCGCCGCCCTCGTCGGACTTGGCGGTATCGCGTCCCATGCCGGTCTTGTAGATACGGTAGACAGGAACCTGGTGCTCGGTAACGAGATAACGCGCAACCGCGTCTGCCATGGCCTGCGAGTTAGCAATGCCCGAACGGCTATAGCCCTGAACCTCGATGATGTAGCCCTTCTCGTTTGGCAAGGTGGTTGCCAAGTTATCGAGGTCCGCCTTACCCTTCGGTCCCAGCGAGGTGCGACCAGAAGCAAAAGGAATCGTGGTCGCTGAAACCTGCTGATAGTTGTCCAGGTTGCCAACGGTCGTATTCAGCGAGTTCTCACGGGTGCTGGTGTTGTCAGCAAGCGTTTGGGCTGAGTTGGCGCGGTTTGACGCGTCCTGAGCATGTTGGTCAGCGGTGCCTGCGGCATCCATCGCCTTGTGGATTCCAGCCTGAGCACGGCTGTCTACATCACGAATATCGTTAGCATTCTTGGCCTGAAGCTGATCCAACTCGTTGTCACGATCACGGATCGGATCAAGCTGCCTCTTCACCCACTTCTTGCGGGCGAA
This is a stretch of genomic DNA from Edaphobacter acidisoli. It encodes these proteins:
- a CDS encoding CCA tRNA nucleotidyltransferase: MPHPVTDNPKYAAARRIALLLREHGHQAYFAGGCVRDLLLGVGPKDFDVATSATPDEVLELFPKALTVGAHFGVVLVRDGDVSTEVATFRHDGVYSDGRRPDAVRFSSDPREDVQRRDFTINGMLLDPVVFEETEDAAKAALDFVGGRSDLAAETLRAIGDPTVRFAEDKLRMLRGVRFASRLGFEIEPCTLAAMRADAASIHQVSAERIRDELTLMLTEGRARTAFELLDSTGLLAQILPEVVRLHGVAQPPQFHPEGDVWVHTMLLLEKLPAGASPTLAWGALLHDIGKPATFQPPNPAIAGDRIRFNGHVEVGVRVAEVILRRLRFSTDDTEQIAALVKNHMRFGDVMEMRESTLKRFLRLPHFEEHLALHRMDCLSAHCDLSLYEFAKRHYEAAQPEIIHPKLLLTGYELIAAGYKPGPEFKAMLEAAEDAQLEGSISDKQQALELVRERFGLPPT
- a CDS encoding GH1 family beta-glucosidase; this encodes MYHKFSRRSFGRLLGVAAGAVSLPVATSALSSAEAPSGAGSAHKFPEGFLWGSATASYQVEGAVHADGRGVSIWDTFSHTPGKTFDGDTGDVADDDYRRYKEDVQLMKALGLHTCRFSIAWPRIFPEGTGAPNPKGLDHYNRVVDELLANGIQPYATLYHWDLPQALEDKGGWQSRATSEAFAHYAGYVTAHLSDRVRHFMTTNEISTFTELGYGTGTHAPGLKLSRAGLAQVCHNAVLGQGLAVQAIRASARPGTKVGLAENIIAVTPVVNTPEHIQAAAIAMREENAPYMNVVQTGEYTDAYLKRLGADAPKFTPEDLKTISSKLDFAGINIYQPTYVRASDSPEGYAIVPPPASYPHMYSPWITIGPEALYWAPKLATQIWNIPELYITENGASSADVMTPEGTVLDTDRVMYLRNYLTQLHRGVSEGVPVKGYFLWSLLDNYEWADGYEKRFGIHYVDFKTQKRTPKLSAAFYKEVIARNALG
- a CDS encoding OmpA family protein, which codes for MKKATQNISLAVLVLGGALGVSAFAQTASTPEPTSTQPAATSSMNPNDSSTYATGQPLQMQSKEGFWGHVNPFARKKWVKRQLDPIRDRDNELDQLQAKNANDIRDVDSRAQAGIHKAMDAAGTADQHAQDASNRANSAQTLADNTSTRENSLNTTVGNLDNYQQVSATTIPFASGRTSLGPKGKADLDNLATTLPNEKGYIIEVQGYSRSGIANSQAMADAVARYLVTEHQVPVYRIYKTGMGRDTAKSDEGGDTIHNGVRVALMHNSLATMNANSAANTAPAAPAASAQTGTSNPSEMNNQ